Proteins encoded together in one Triticum dicoccoides isolate Atlit2015 ecotype Zavitan chromosome 7B, WEW_v2.0, whole genome shotgun sequence window:
- the LOC119338407 gene encoding exocyst complex component EXO70B1-like, with protein MDGPAELEAAEQVVIRLDSSLASAAAAVGGEPMLFDGAGDRTESERFLRAVDNIRRLAPSSPSVVGSPRRLSSGSGAAAGGGGCSAVQVTMARLEDEFRHLLSSRAFDLEIEALADLTSLCISSDRTNSVSSMDLPTVEEDDSISDCGGRRSSYRSLRSIREIDLLPDDAVADLRAIASRMAAAGYGRECAQVYASVRKPAVDASLRRLGVERLSIGDVQRLEWDALEAKIRRWIRAARAAVRGVFASERRLSFHVFHDLPISNVTVVSVVTAAPATHDTPFVEAVKGAALQLFGFAEAISIGRRSPEKLFKIIDLHDALSDLLPDVSDIFAASKAAESIYVQAVEIRSRLADAVRGILSEFENAVLRDPPKTAVPGGTVHPLTRYVMNYSSLISDYKATLTELIVSRPSASARLAAEGNELAPSLSCLELPEHENQSPLAAHVIWIIVVLEHNLESKASLYKDTALSHLFLMNNVHYIVHKVKDSPDLWSMIGDDYLKRLTGKFTVAATNYQRMSWLKILNCLRDEGLHVSGGFSSGISKSALRERFKSFNAAFEDAHRVQSGWFVPDTQLREELRISISEKLLPAYRSFLGRFRHHIENGKHPELYIKHSAEDLENAVNDFFEGAPPSPHNRRRSHG; from the coding sequence ATGGATGGaccggcggagctggaggcggcggagcaagtGGTGATACGGTTGGACTCGTcgttggcttcggcggcggcggcggttgggggcGAGCCGATGCTGTTCGACGGAGCAGGGGATCGAACCGAGTCGGAGCGGTTCCTCCGTGCTGTGGATAACATCCGCCGCCTCGCTCCGTCGTCCCCCTCGGTGGTCGGGAGCCCGCGGCGGCTGTCGTCCGGGTCGggggcggcggctggtggaggcgggTGCAGCGCCGTGCAGGTCACGATGGCGCGGCTCGAGGACGAGTTCCGCCACTTGCTCTCGTCCCGCGCCTTCGACCTCGAGATCGAGGCGCTCGCCGACCTGACATCTCTCTGTATCTCCAGCGACCGAACGAACTCGGTCTCATCCATGGACCTCCCAACCGTGGAGGAAGATGACTCCATCTCCGACTGCGGCGGCCGGCGAAGCAGCTACCGCTCGCTCCGGAGCATCCGTGAGATCGACCTCCTCCCCGACGACGCCGTTGCCGACCTCCGCGCCATCGCCTCCCGAATGGCTGCGGCTGGGTACGGCCGCGAGTGTGCCCAGGTGTACGCCTCCGTTCGCAAGCCGGCCGTGGACGCCTCCCTCCGCCGGCTCGGCGTCGAACGGCTCAGCATCGGTGATGTCCAGCGCCTCGAGTGGGACGCTCTCGAGGCCAAGATCCGCCGATGGATCCGAGCTGCCCGTGCCGCCGTCCGCGGCGTTTTTGCCAGCGAGCGCCGCCTCTCCTTCCACGTCTTCCATGACCTCCCAATCTCCAATGTCACCGTTGTCAGCGTCGTCACCGCGGCTCCAGCCACGCATGACACCCCCTTCGTCGAAGCTGTCAAGGGTGCGGCGCTTCAGCTGTTTGGCTTCGCTGAGGCCATCAGCATCGGTCGCCGCTCTCCCGAGAAGCTCTTCAAGATTATCGATCTCCACGACGCGCTATCTGACCTGCTCCCTGACGTCTCCGACATTTTCGCTGCATCCAAGGCAGCCGAATCGATATACGTGCAGGCCGTAGAGATCCGATCGCGCCTCGCAGATGCGGTGCGTGGAATACTCTCGGAGTTTGAGAACGCAGTTCTCCGCGACCCGCCCAAGACTGCAGTTCCTGGCGGCACCGTCCACCCGCTCACACGGTACGTGATGAACTATAGCAGCCTCATTTCCGACTACAAGGCCACGCTCACCGAGCTGATTGTATCACGTCCGTCGGCAAGTGCCCGGCTTGCTGCTGAAGGCAATGAGCTTGCGCCATCCTTGTCCTGCCTCGAACTACCCGAGCATGAGAATCAGTCACCGCTTGCTGCCCATGTCATCTGGATCATTGTTGTCCTTGAACACAACCTTGAGAGCAAGGCGTCACTCTACAAGGACACGGCTCTCTCACATTTGTTCTTGATGAACAATGTACACTATATTGTGCACAAGGTCAAGGATTCACCTGACCTCTGGAGCATGATTGGTGATGATTACTTGAAGCGGCTTACAGGAAAGTTCACAGTGGCCGCCACAAATTACCAGCGGATGTCATGGCTAAAGATCCTGAATTGTTTGCGAGATGAGGGTCTTCATGTAAGTGGTGGCTTCTCGTCAGGAATATCCAAGTCAGCTCTGCGGGAGCGATTCAAGTCCTTCAATGCTGCATTTGAGGATGCGCATAGGGTGCAATCTGGGTGGTTCGTGCCGGACACGCAGCTGAGGGAGGAGCTGAGGATCTCAATATCAGAGAAGCTGTTGCCAGCATACAGGTCGTTCCTTGGCAGGTTCCGGCATCATATAGAGAATGGGAAGCATCCAGAGTTGTACATCAAGCACTCAGCTGAGGACCTTGAGAATGCCGTGAATGATTTCTTTGAAGGGGCTCCTCCTTCCCCGCATAATAGGAGAAGATCTCATGGATGA